Proteins encoded together in one Kutzneria kofuensis window:
- the galK gene encoding galactokinase: MQKASKAFTELHGHAPVGVWSAPGRVNLIGEHTDYNNGFVAPFALPYRAAVAASPRTDGVLTVATLGDDGQLQAADPAVIAELEPGSVSGWAAYPAGVAWALREHGIELAGADLVVSGNVPTGAGLSSSHALECATALALLGLAGREVDQPGAPTRPEIARLVQRTENEFVGAMTGLLDQTASLCCIAGHVLFLDVRSGESEQVPFDAEAAGLEVLVIDTRAKHALVDSGYGDRRRGCERAASLLGLESLREVSDLDAALAQLPDELQPLVRHVVTENARVLSVVDKLRSARLDQIGPELTASHASLRDDYQVSCLELDVAVDAALAAGALGARMIGGGFGGSAIALVRAGDRPAVEQSVMDAYAARSLTPPRLFVGVPSPGAGRDE, from the coding sequence GTGCAAAAGGCGTCGAAGGCGTTCACCGAGCTGCACGGCCACGCCCCCGTGGGGGTGTGGTCCGCGCCCGGCCGCGTCAACCTCATCGGCGAGCACACCGACTACAACAACGGCTTCGTGGCGCCCTTTGCGCTGCCCTATCGGGCCGCCGTCGCCGCCTCGCCGCGTACCGACGGCGTGCTGACCGTCGCCACGCTCGGCGACGACGGCCAGCTCCAGGCCGCTGACCCGGCGGTCATCGCGGAGTTGGAACCCGGCTCCGTCTCCGGCTGGGCCGCGTACCCGGCGGGCGTCGCCTGGGCGCTGCGGGAACACGGCATCGAGCTGGCCGGCGCCGACCTCGTCGTCTCCGGCAACGTGCCGACCGGCGCCGGCCTGTCCTCGTCGCACGCCCTGGAGTGCGCCACCGCCCTGGCCCTGCTGGGCCTGGCCGGTCGCGAGGTCGACCAGCCCGGTGCGCCGACCCGGCCCGAGATCGCCCGCCTGGTCCAGCGCACCGAGAACGAGTTCGTCGGCGCCATGACCGGCCTGCTGGACCAGACCGCGTCGCTGTGCTGCATCGCCGGGCACGTGCTGTTCCTGGACGTGCGTTCCGGCGAGTCCGAGCAGGTCCCGTTCGACGCCGAGGCCGCCGGGCTGGAGGTGCTCGTCATCGACACCCGGGCCAAGCACGCGCTCGTCGACTCCGGCTACGGCGACCGCCGCCGCGGCTGCGAACGCGCCGCCTCGCTGCTCGGCCTGGAGTCGCTCCGTGAGGTGTCCGACCTCGACGCCGCCCTGGCCCAACTCCCCGACGAGCTTCAGCCCCTGGTCCGCCACGTCGTCACCGAGAACGCCCGGGTGCTGTCCGTCGTCGACAAGCTCAGGTCCGCCCGGCTCGACCAGATCGGCCCCGAGCTGACCGCCTCCCACGCCAGCCTCCGCGACGACTACCAGGTCTCCTGCCTGGAGCTCGACGTCGCCGTCGACGCCGCCCTCGCCGCCGGCGCCCTCGGCGCCCGCATGATCGGCGGCGGCTTTGGCGGCTCCGCGATCGCCCTGGTCCGCGCCGGCGACCGCCCCGCCGTCGAGCAGTCGGTGATGGACGCCTACGCCGCCCGGTCCCTGACCCCGCCCCGGCTGTTCGTCGGCGTCCCCTCGCCCGGCGCCGGCCGGGACGAGTAG
- a CDS encoding metal-dependent transcriptional regulator: MNDLIDTTEMYLRTIYELEEEGVVPLRARIAERLAQSGPTVSQTVARMERDGLLVVAGDRHLELTDAGRELAIAVMRKHRLAERLLVDVIGLEWEQVHAEACRWEHVMSEAVERKLVALLGHPTTSPYGNPIPGLDKLGEGGKPAPSPEPGLVRVDEVARRGGGQVEVRRIAEHVQIDEELMAELKTVGLIPGNTVQVQGGPAAAAVIEVHGLGAVAKIDAAVAHAVLVTAR; the protein is encoded by the coding sequence GTGAACGACCTCATCGACACCACCGAGATGTACCTGCGCACCATCTACGAGCTGGAAGAAGAGGGTGTCGTCCCGCTGCGCGCCCGGATCGCCGAGCGGCTGGCGCAGAGCGGCCCCACGGTCAGCCAGACGGTGGCCCGCATGGAGCGCGACGGCCTGCTCGTCGTCGCCGGCGACCGCCACCTGGAGCTGACCGACGCCGGCCGCGAGCTGGCCATCGCCGTCATGCGCAAGCACCGGCTGGCCGAGCGGCTGCTGGTCGACGTGATCGGCCTGGAGTGGGAGCAGGTGCACGCCGAGGCGTGCCGCTGGGAGCACGTGATGAGCGAGGCCGTCGAGCGCAAGCTGGTGGCGCTGCTCGGCCACCCCACCACCTCCCCCTACGGCAACCCCATCCCGGGGCTGGACAAGCTGGGCGAGGGCGGCAAGCCCGCGCCGTCGCCCGAGCCCGGGCTGGTCCGGGTGGACGAGGTGGCCCGGCGCGGCGGCGGGCAGGTCGAGGTCCGGCGCATCGCCGAGCACGTGCAGATCGACGAGGAGCTGATGGCGGAGTTGAAGACGGTCGGCCTGATCCCGGGCAACACCGTGCAGGTGCAGGGCGGCCCCGCCGCCGCCGCGGTGATCGAGGTGCACGGCCTCGGCGCCGTGGCCAAGATCGACGCCGCCGTCGCCCACGCCGTCCTGGTCACCGCCCGGTGA
- the srmL gene encoding PheS-related mystery ligase SrmL → MKLMTADQVRAALSVRDLTDPNHGPHAMQLLLAEIEQAVSDWAGLPPNRHRGNPVVPVADNYDRLGYPADAVARDARYSRYLRPDLMLRAHTTAMIPPLLDDLDGEALLSCPGLCYRRDAIDRQHVGQPHQLDLWLVREGLSDNDLHDLVATVVRAAAPGADWRLDPSDHPYTLRGKEIIVDGVEVGECGLARPDLCHGLAMGLGLDRLLMLRKGIDDIRLLRSAEPRIAEQLLDLTPYRRVSTQPPIRRDLSVAVAADMDVEQLGAAVREALGADAHVVEEVTVLAETAGELLPPVARDRLGLRAGEKNVLLRVVLRDLERTLTDARANALRDTVHRAVHGER, encoded by the coding sequence ATGAAGCTGATGACCGCCGACCAGGTGCGCGCGGCGCTGTCCGTGCGCGACCTCACCGACCCCAACCATGGCCCGCACGCGATGCAGCTGCTGCTCGCCGAGATCGAGCAAGCCGTGTCGGACTGGGCCGGACTGCCGCCGAACCGGCACCGCGGCAATCCCGTGGTGCCGGTCGCGGACAACTACGACCGTCTCGGCTACCCGGCTGACGCCGTGGCGCGGGACGCCCGCTATTCCCGTTACCTGAGGCCGGATCTGATGCTGCGGGCGCACACCACCGCGATGATCCCGCCGCTGCTCGACGACCTCGACGGCGAGGCGCTGCTGAGCTGTCCCGGCCTGTGCTACCGCCGCGACGCCATCGACCGCCAGCACGTCGGCCAGCCGCACCAACTGGATCTCTGGCTCGTCCGGGAAGGCTTGTCCGACAACGACTTGCATGACCTCGTGGCAACAGTCGTGCGAGCGGCGGCGCCCGGCGCCGACTGGCGACTCGACCCGTCCGATCATCCGTACACCTTGCGGGGCAAGGAAATCATCGTCGACGGCGTGGAGGTGGGCGAGTGCGGACTGGCCCGGCCGGATCTGTGCCACGGGCTGGCGATGGGGCTGGGCCTGGACCGGCTTCTCATGCTGCGCAAGGGAATCGACGACATCCGCCTGCTGCGCTCGGCCGAGCCGAGGATCGCCGAGCAGCTGCTGGACCTCACGCCGTACCGAAGGGTGTCCACCCAGCCGCCGATCCGCCGCGACCTGTCCGTGGCGGTGGCCGCCGACATGGACGTGGAGCAGCTCGGCGCGGCGGTGCGGGAGGCGCTGGGCGCGGACGCGCACGTCGTCGAGGAGGTGACGGTGCTGGCCGAGACCGCGGGCGAACTCCTGCCGCCGGTCGCCCGGGACCGGCTGGGGCTGCGCGCGGGCGAGAAGAACGTGCTGCTCAGGGTCGTGCTGCGGGACCTGGAGCGGACGCTGACCGACGCCCGGGCGAACGCGCTGCGCGACACCGTGCACCGCGCGGTGCACGGTGAACGGTGA
- a CDS encoding S9 family peptidase: MTDFTDLDAVAKLPRIGSLALSPDGTRLVATVAELAPDGKSWQSALWEVDPAGSRPARRLTRAAKGESSPVFTPDGSVLFVTSRTDAESKPGDDKESSALWLLPPTGEARQVYAPRGGVSGVSVARETGTLVVTTAALHGVGVGDEDKERRKAREDAGVTAILHEAYPIRFWDHDLGPDKPRIVAAPAITGEERVTDVVELTRDVPHPVSGAAVSPDGQWVVYVVDEVLSAAYGERSFLRVVRSDGTGDRELAADRNLGDGPAHSYSHAVWLPDSSGIVAIRGTESTEQECPHYELVLITLADGAVRPLMPDFPNWGEEPVVSADGQAVYFLSNLSGRRPVWRLELASGEITRLTGEGHYSELCVAADGSALYALRDSVAHPPQPVRLDPVAAEQDPDFLPAPGVIESLPGTLTEVSTTVADGRTVRAWLALPDGASAGSPAPLLLWVHGGPMMSWNGWSWRWNPWLMVARGYAVLLPDPALSTGYGRDMIQAGWGSWGGAPYTDLMAITDVTVERPEIDEGRTAAMGGSFGGYMANWIATQTERFDAIVTHASLWNLDAFTGTTDASYYWMREMTDPLRSTERILANSPHLRVSDIRTPMLVIHGDKDYRVPIGEGIRLYFDLVRHGVPAKFLYYPTENHWILTPGNAKVWYETIFAFLAEHVLGEKWERPALV, from the coding sequence ATGACCGACTTCACCGACCTGGACGCCGTGGCCAAGCTGCCGCGGATCGGATCGCTCGCGCTGTCCCCGGACGGCACGCGGCTGGTCGCCACCGTCGCCGAGCTCGCGCCGGACGGCAAGAGCTGGCAGTCCGCGCTGTGGGAGGTCGACCCGGCCGGCTCGCGCCCGGCGCGCCGCCTCACCCGGGCCGCCAAGGGCGAGTCGTCGCCCGTGTTCACGCCCGACGGCTCCGTGCTGTTCGTGACCTCCCGGACCGACGCCGAGTCCAAGCCCGGTGACGACAAGGAGTCCTCGGCGCTGTGGCTGCTGCCGCCGACCGGTGAGGCGCGGCAGGTCTACGCCCCGCGCGGTGGCGTCTCCGGCGTGTCCGTCGCCCGCGAGACCGGCACGCTCGTCGTCACCACCGCCGCGTTGCACGGCGTCGGCGTCGGCGACGAGGACAAGGAGCGCCGCAAGGCCCGTGAGGACGCCGGCGTGACCGCGATCCTGCATGAGGCCTACCCGATCCGGTTCTGGGACCACGACCTCGGGCCCGACAAGCCTCGGATCGTCGCCGCCCCCGCCATCACCGGCGAAGAACGCGTCACCGACGTCGTCGAGCTGACCCGGGACGTGCCGCACCCCGTGTCCGGCGCCGCCGTCAGCCCCGACGGCCAGTGGGTCGTCTACGTCGTCGACGAGGTGCTGTCCGCCGCCTACGGGGAGCGCAGCTTCCTGCGGGTCGTGCGCAGCGACGGCACCGGTGACCGCGAGCTCGCCGCCGACCGCAACCTCGGCGACGGTCCCGCCCACAGCTACTCGCACGCCGTGTGGCTGCCCGACTCCTCCGGCATCGTCGCCATCCGGGGCACCGAGTCCACCGAGCAGGAGTGCCCGCACTACGAGCTCGTGCTCATCACCCTGGCCGATGGCGCCGTTCGGCCGCTCATGCCCGACTTCCCCAACTGGGGCGAGGAGCCCGTCGTCTCCGCCGACGGGCAGGCCGTGTACTTCCTCAGCAACCTCTCCGGCCGGCGGCCCGTGTGGCGGCTCGAGCTGGCGTCCGGGGAGATCACCCGGCTCACCGGCGAGGGGCACTACAGCGAGCTCTGCGTCGCCGCCGACGGTTCCGCGCTCTATGCGCTGCGCGACTCCGTCGCCCACCCGCCCCAGCCCGTCCGGCTCGACCCCGTCGCCGCGGAGCAGGACCCCGACTTCCTGCCCGCCCCCGGCGTCATCGAGTCGCTTCCCGGCACCCTCACCGAGGTTTCCACCACCGTCGCCGACGGTCGCACCGTTCGGGCCTGGCTCGCCCTTCCCGACGGCGCCTCCGCCGGCTCCCCCGCCCCGCTCCTGCTCTGGGTCCACGGCGGTCCCATGATGAGCTGGAACGGCTGGTCGTGGCGGTGGAATCCGTGGCTCATGGTCGCTCGGGGCTACGCCGTCCTGCTGCCCGACCCCGCCCTGTCCACCGGCTACGGCCGGGACATGATCCAGGCCGGCTGGGGTTCATGGGGCGGCGCTCCGTACACGGATCTCATGGCCATCACCGACGTCACCGTCGAACGTCCCGAGATCGACGAGGGCCGCACCGCCGCCATGGGCGGTTCCTTCGGCGGCTACATGGCCAACTGGATCGCCACCCAGACCGAGCGCTTCGACGCCATCGTCACCCATGCTTCCCTGTGGAACCTGGATGCCTTCACCGGCACCACCGACGCGTCGTACTACTGGATGCGGGAGATGACCGATCCCCTGCGCTCCACCGAGCGCATCCTGGCCAACTCCCCCCACCTTCGGGTGTCCGACATCCGCACCCCCATGCTCGTCATCCACGGCGACAAGGACTACCGCGTCCCCATCGGCGAAGGCATCCGCCTGTACTTCGACCTGGTCCGCCACGGCGTGCCCGCCAAGTTCCTGTACTACCCCACCGAGAACCACTGGATCCTCACCCCCGGCAACGCCAAGGTCTGGTACGAGACGATCTTCGCTTTCCTGGCCGAACACGTCCTCGGCGAGAAGTGGGAACGCCCCGCCCTGGTCTGA
- a CDS encoding bifunctional acetate--CoA ligase family protein/GNAT family N-acetyltransferase, with protein MDPYDYPKHWEADVVLSDGGTVHLRPITPDDADRLLAFHGRLSERTRYFRYFGPYPRMPQRDLERFSTVDHCDRVAFVAMLGHDIVAVGRYDRLHDTDSAEVAFVVEDGHQGRGLGSILLEHLAAAARESGLTRFVAEVLAENGQMVRVFRDAGYQIARSFEEGTLHLEFALDPTAQSVAVARSREQAAEARSVRNLLTPRSVALIGASTDHAKIGHAVLTNLLVADFAGPVYPVNPEHRSVRGVRAYASVLDIPDDVDLAVVAIPAAGIEDVLDACLAKGVKALLVVSTVMDRDAERHLVAEARAHGMRVVGPNALGVVNTDPEVRLNATLAPKLPGRGRTGFFCQSGALGIAILATAAERGLGLSTFVSAGNRADVSGNDLLQYWADDPATDVVLLYLESFGNPRKFARLARRLGRHKPIVAVKTGRHAINTGLTGTVAVDEASVQALFEQTGVIRVETLGQLFDTALLLAHQPLPAGPRVAVVGNSTAIGLLAADALLAQGLELAREPVDVGAHAGPEEFAEAVRSTAQCEDVDALVVVFVPPIAMPAAGYAKALREAVTGKPVVTTFLAVEGVPDELAVPGPDGSPSRGSVPSYPSPERAVSALARATRYAQWKSRPRGEFVRPAGIDTERARELVLKTSTDEEVVALLACYGIEVVSFHTVSTVDEAVAACEELGFPVVLKSTSEQLRHRTDFLGVRLDLGSADAVRSAYRDLVEVSGSTEMYVQRMAPKGVSCQLGLQDDPSFGTLVSFGLGGVVSDLLGDRAYRSVPMTDEDAAALVRAPKAAPLLAGYRGGRPADLAALEDLALRLSALAEDLPEVRQLVLEPVLASAAGAFVSSARITVGEPPSQPDTGPRRLRPLATD; from the coding sequence ATGGACCCGTACGACTACCCGAAGCACTGGGAAGCCGATGTCGTGCTGTCCGACGGCGGCACCGTCCACCTGCGACCGATCACCCCGGACGACGCGGACCGGCTGCTGGCGTTCCACGGCCGGCTGTCCGAGCGCACCCGCTACTTCCGCTACTTCGGGCCGTATCCGCGGATGCCGCAGCGCGACCTGGAGAGGTTCAGCACGGTCGACCACTGCGACCGGGTGGCGTTCGTGGCGATGCTGGGGCACGACATCGTCGCCGTCGGCCGCTACGACCGGCTCCACGACACCGACTCGGCCGAGGTCGCGTTCGTGGTTGAGGACGGCCACCAGGGCCGGGGGCTGGGCTCGATCCTGCTGGAGCACCTCGCGGCGGCGGCCCGGGAGAGCGGCCTGACCCGGTTCGTGGCCGAGGTGCTGGCGGAGAACGGCCAGATGGTGCGGGTGTTCCGGGACGCCGGCTACCAGATCGCGCGGTCGTTCGAGGAGGGCACGCTGCACCTGGAGTTCGCGCTGGACCCGACGGCGCAGTCGGTGGCGGTGGCGCGCTCCCGCGAGCAGGCGGCGGAGGCGCGCAGTGTGCGCAACCTGCTCACGCCGAGGTCGGTGGCGCTGATCGGGGCGTCCACGGACCACGCCAAGATCGGCCACGCGGTGCTGACGAACCTGCTGGTCGCCGACTTCGCCGGGCCGGTGTACCCGGTCAACCCGGAGCACCGGTCGGTGCGCGGCGTGCGGGCGTACGCGTCGGTGCTGGACATCCCCGACGACGTGGACCTCGCGGTGGTGGCGATTCCCGCCGCGGGCATCGAGGACGTGCTGGACGCCTGTCTCGCCAAGGGCGTGAAGGCGCTGCTGGTGGTGTCGACGGTGATGGACCGGGACGCGGAGCGGCACCTCGTGGCGGAGGCCCGTGCGCACGGGATGCGGGTCGTGGGGCCGAACGCGCTCGGCGTCGTGAACACGGATCCCGAGGTGCGGTTGAACGCCACGCTGGCGCCGAAGTTGCCGGGTCGCGGCCGTACCGGCTTCTTCTGCCAGTCCGGCGCGCTCGGCATCGCCATTCTGGCCACCGCCGCCGAGCGTGGCCTCGGTTTGTCCACGTTCGTGTCCGCCGGCAACCGCGCCGACGTCTCCGGCAACGACCTGCTGCAGTACTGGGCCGACGACCCGGCGACCGATGTCGTGCTGCTGTACCTGGAGTCCTTCGGCAATCCGCGCAAGTTCGCCCGGCTGGCTCGGCGGCTGGGGCGGCACAAGCCGATCGTGGCCGTGAAGACCGGCCGGCACGCGATCAACACCGGGCTGACCGGCACGGTCGCGGTGGACGAGGCCAGCGTGCAGGCGTTGTTCGAGCAGACGGGTGTGATCCGGGTCGAGACGCTGGGGCAACTGTTCGACACGGCGTTGTTGCTGGCGCACCAGCCGCTGCCGGCGGGGCCGCGGGTGGCGGTCGTCGGCAACTCGACGGCGATCGGGCTGCTGGCCGCCGATGCGTTGCTGGCGCAGGGTTTGGAGCTCGCCCGCGAGCCGGTCGACGTCGGCGCGCATGCGGGACCGGAGGAGTTCGCGGAGGCGGTTCGGTCGACGGCGCAGTGCGAGGACGTGGACGCGCTGGTGGTCGTGTTCGTGCCGCCGATCGCCATGCCGGCCGCCGGGTACGCCAAGGCGCTGCGCGAGGCAGTCACCGGAAAGCCTGTGGTGACAACGTTCCTCGCGGTCGAGGGCGTGCCGGACGAGCTGGCGGTGCCCGGCCCGGACGGGTCGCCGTCGCGGGGATCGGTGCCGTCCTATCCGAGCCCGGAACGCGCGGTGTCGGCGCTGGCCCGGGCCACTCGATACGCCCAGTGGAAGTCCCGGCCTCGCGGCGAGTTCGTGCGGCCGGCCGGCATCGACACCGAGCGGGCGCGTGAGCTGGTGTTGAAGACCTCGACCGACGAGGAAGTCGTCGCCTTGCTGGCCTGCTACGGCATCGAGGTGGTGTCGTTCCACACCGTGTCCACTGTGGACGAAGCCGTCGCGGCGTGCGAGGAGCTGGGCTTCCCGGTGGTGCTCAAGTCCACCAGCGAGCAACTCCGGCACCGCACGGATTTCCTCGGTGTGCGGCTGGATCTGGGCAGCGCCGACGCGGTCCGCTCGGCGTACCGGGACCTCGTCGAGGTCTCCGGATCGACGGAGATGTACGTGCAGCGGATGGCGCCGAAGGGCGTCTCCTGTCAGCTGGGGCTGCAGGACGACCCGTCGTTCGGGACGCTGGTCAGCTTCGGGCTCGGCGGCGTGGTCAGCGACCTGCTCGGCGACCGCGCGTACCGGTCCGTGCCGATGACCGACGAGGACGCCGCCGCGCTGGTCCGCGCGCCGAAGGCGGCCCCGCTGCTGGCCGGCTACCGTGGCGGGCGGCCGGCCGACCTGGCCGCGCTGGAGGACCTGGCGCTGCGGCTGTCGGCGCTGGCCGAGGACCTGCCCGAGGTGCGGCAGCTGGTGTTGGAGCCGGTGCTGGCCTCGGCGGCGGGCGCGTTCGTCAGCTCGGCGCGGATCACCGTCGGCGAACCGCCGTCGCAACCGGACACCGGTCCCCGCCGCCTACGGCCGCTCGCCACGGACTAG
- the galE gene encoding UDP-glucose 4-epimerase GalE, with protein MKLVVTGGAGYVGSVSAARLVEAGHEVVVVDDLSTGHADAVPEGVRFVEGDIAEVAGPLLAEGFDGVLHCAAKSLVGESMQDPAKYWNGNVVTSLRLLEAMRDNGTQRLVFSSTAATYGEPEQVPIVETAPTRPTNTYGATKLAIDFAITSFANAHGLAGVSLRYFNVAGAYGAYGERHTVETHLIPIVLQVALGRREKVQMYGDDWPTEDGTCIRDYIHVLDLAEAHLLAMENAKPGRHSIYNLGSGFGFSVKQVIDTCRRVTGHEIPAEVAPRRAGDPAVLVASSERARQELGWQPKHEDLASIVGDAWAFASAGRGD; from the coding sequence GTGAAGCTGGTCGTCACCGGCGGAGCTGGCTACGTCGGAAGCGTGAGCGCCGCGCGGCTGGTGGAGGCCGGCCACGAGGTTGTTGTGGTGGACGACCTGTCCACCGGGCACGCCGACGCCGTCCCCGAGGGGGTGCGCTTCGTCGAGGGCGACATCGCCGAGGTGGCCGGGCCGCTGCTGGCCGAGGGCTTCGACGGCGTGCTGCACTGCGCGGCCAAGTCGCTGGTCGGCGAGTCCATGCAGGACCCGGCCAAGTACTGGAACGGCAACGTGGTCACCTCCCTGCGGCTGCTGGAGGCGATGCGGGACAACGGCACCCAGCGGCTGGTGTTCTCCTCGACCGCCGCCACCTACGGCGAGCCCGAGCAGGTGCCGATCGTGGAGACCGCGCCGACCCGGCCCACCAACACCTACGGCGCCACCAAGCTGGCCATCGACTTCGCCATCACGTCCTTCGCCAACGCGCACGGCCTGGCCGGCGTGAGCCTGCGCTACTTCAACGTGGCCGGCGCGTACGGGGCGTACGGCGAGCGGCACACCGTCGAGACGCACCTGATCCCGATCGTGCTGCAGGTCGCCCTCGGCCGGCGGGAGAAGGTCCAGATGTACGGCGACGACTGGCCCACCGAGGACGGCACCTGCATCCGTGACTACATCCACGTGCTGGACCTGGCCGAGGCCCACCTGCTGGCCATGGAGAACGCCAAGCCCGGGCGGCACAGCATCTACAACCTGGGCAGCGGCTTCGGCTTCTCGGTCAAGCAGGTGATCGACACCTGCCGCCGGGTCACCGGGCACGAGATCCCGGCCGAGGTGGCGCCGCGGCGGGCCGGCGACCCCGCCGTGCTGGTCGCGTCCAGCGAGCGGGCCCGGCAGGAGCTGGGCTGGCAGCCCAAGCACGAGGACCTGGCGTCGATCGTCGGCGACGCGTGGGCGTTCGCCAGCGCCGGGCGGGGGGACTGA
- a CDS encoding sulfurtransferase — translation MRALITPAELAGLEPAPVLLDVRWRLAGPPAVEDYRAGHLPGAVFMDLDRDLAAEPGEGGRHPLPTPERLQQALRAAGVRRNHPVVAYDAGDGSTAARAWWLLRWAGHDQVAVLDGGYAAWTAEGRPVSTDVPTPEPGDIEVVPGNMPVLDADEAAELARTGVLLDARAPERYRGDVEPIDPRAGHIPGAVNAPFAGHIGPDGRWRTPEELAQRFADLDVKPGQVGAYCGSGVTASSVVLALEVAGLGPAPLYAGSWSHWCVDPERPVETG, via the coding sequence GTGCGTGCCTTGATCACCCCCGCCGAGCTGGCGGGTCTCGAGCCGGCCCCGGTGCTGTTGGACGTCCGCTGGCGGCTGGCCGGGCCGCCCGCCGTCGAGGACTACCGGGCCGGGCACCTGCCGGGCGCGGTGTTCATGGACCTGGACCGGGACCTGGCGGCGGAGCCGGGTGAGGGCGGCCGGCATCCGCTGCCGACGCCGGAGCGGCTCCAGCAGGCGCTGCGGGCCGCGGGCGTGCGGCGAAATCACCCGGTCGTGGCGTACGACGCCGGCGACGGGTCCACGGCGGCCCGGGCGTGGTGGCTGCTGCGCTGGGCCGGCCACGACCAGGTGGCGGTGCTCGACGGCGGCTACGCGGCGTGGACGGCGGAGGGCCGCCCGGTCAGCACCGACGTGCCGACCCCCGAGCCCGGTGACATCGAGGTCGTGCCGGGCAACATGCCGGTGCTGGACGCCGACGAGGCGGCCGAGCTGGCGCGCACCGGCGTGCTGCTGGACGCCCGCGCGCCGGAGCGGTACCGCGGCGACGTCGAGCCGATCGATCCTCGGGCCGGCCACATCCCGGGCGCGGTCAACGCCCCGTTCGCCGGCCACATCGGACCGGACGGCCGGTGGCGCACGCCGGAGGAGCTGGCCCAGCGGTTCGCGGACCTCGACGTCAAGCCCGGCCAGGTCGGCGCGTACTGCGGGTCGGGCGTGACGGCGTCCTCGGTGGTGCTGGCGCTGGAGGTGGCCGGCCTCGGGCCGGCGCCGCTGTACGCCGGGTCGTGGTCGCACTGGTGCGTGGACCCGGAGCGCCCGGTGGAAACCGGTTGA
- a CDS encoding acetoin utilization protein AcuC — protein sequence MGKLAGVVWDDTLLGYDMGADHPLNPVRLDLTMGLARALGVLDGVEPVKPARATEDEVLRVHSAEYIAAVKAAPESPVDVGHGLGTPDNPVFAGMHEAASLVLGSSLAAAELLLSGETDRVVNIGGGLHHAMRDGAAGFCVYNDCVGAIDRLLDRGIERVAYVDTDVHHGDGVQAAFYDDPRVLTISLHQHPATLFPGTGYARELGAGDGYGMSVNLPLPPGTTDEHWLRAFHAVVPSLLRAFRPQVLVTQCGVDTHRDDPLAHLGLTVDGHRAIYQALRELAIEHGGRWLAVGGGGYQLRRVVPRSWTHLLATALDRDLPVRTELPGDWAQRLGVPDMTDGGGTSFLPWSGGGGDPVDMAVLGTRRAAFPLYGLDPDDPRD from the coding sequence ATGGGCAAGCTTGCCGGAGTCGTGTGGGACGACACGCTGCTGGGCTACGACATGGGGGCCGACCATCCGCTGAATCCGGTCCGGTTGGACCTGACCATGGGCCTGGCGCGGGCCCTGGGCGTGCTGGACGGCGTCGAGCCGGTCAAGCCGGCCCGGGCCACCGAGGACGAGGTCTTACGGGTTCACTCGGCCGAGTACATCGCCGCGGTGAAGGCCGCCCCGGAGTCGCCGGTCGACGTCGGGCACGGCCTGGGCACGCCGGACAACCCCGTGTTCGCGGGCATGCACGAGGCCGCCAGCCTGGTGCTGGGCTCCTCGCTGGCTGCCGCGGAGCTGCTGCTGTCGGGGGAGACGGACCGCGTGGTCAACATCGGTGGCGGGCTGCACCACGCGATGCGCGACGGGGCGGCCGGCTTCTGTGTCTACAACGACTGCGTGGGGGCGATCGACCGGCTGCTGGACCGCGGCATCGAGCGGGTGGCCTACGTCGACACGGACGTGCACCATGGCGACGGCGTGCAGGCCGCGTTCTACGACGACCCCCGGGTGCTGACGATCTCCCTGCACCAGCATCCGGCGACGCTGTTCCCCGGTACCGGTTACGCCCGTGAGCTGGGCGCCGGCGACGGGTACGGCATGTCCGTGAACCTGCCGCTGCCCCCGGGCACCACCGACGAGCACTGGCTGCGGGCGTTCCACGCCGTGGTGCCGTCGTTGCTGCGTGCGTTCCGGCCACAGGTGCTGGTGACGCAGTGTGGCGTCGACACGCACCGGGACGACCCGCTGGCCCACCTCGGGCTGACGGTCGACGGCCACCGGGCGATCTACCAGGCGCTACGCGAGCTGGCGATCGAGCACGGCGGCCGCTGGCTGGCCGTGGGCGGTGGCGGCTACCAGCTGAGGCGCGTGGTGCCGCGCTCCTGGACGCACCTGCTCGCCACGGCGCTGGACCGCGACCTCCCCGTGCGCACGGAGCTGCCGGGCGACTGGGCGCAGCGGCTGGGCGTGCCGGACATGACCGACGGCGGCGGCACGTCGTTCCTGCCGTGGTCCGGCGGTGGCGGCGATCCCGTGGACATGGCGGTGCTGGGCACGCGCCGCGCGGCGTTCCCGCTGTACGGGCTCGACCCTGACGACCCAAGAGACTGA